One window of Candidatus Margulisiibacteriota bacterium genomic DNA carries:
- a CDS encoding type II toxin-antitoxin system HicB family antitoxin, producing MKAYPAHIWRETNNTYSVEFPDLPGCFTCADTYEAAVLAAHEALNGYLESLDSRKLSIPAPSRVAKNMVPVKPSLAVSFAITLKQEREKQGLTQKEVAKRLGVNWSAYQRIENPRRTNPTLTTVEKLQKVFGARLLSFSA from the coding sequence ATGAAAGCATATCCTGCGCATATTTGGAGAGAAACTAATAATACTTACAGCGTTGAGTTTCCCGATCTGCCGGGTTGTTTTACCTGTGCTGATACTTATGAGGCAGCCGTGCTTGCGGCGCATGAAGCCCTGAATGGTTATCTCGAAAGTTTGGATTCTCGTAAATTGTCTATTCCCGCGCCGTCTCGGGTGGCCAAAAATATGGTGCCGGTCAAACCAAGTTTGGCTGTTTCTTTTGCGATAACTCTGAAGCAGGAGCGAGAAAAACAAGGCTTGACCCAAAAAGAAGTTGCTAAACGATTGGGTGTTAATTGGAGCGCTTATCAACGTATAGAAAATCCACGCCGTACCAACCCGACTTTGACGACTGTCGAAAAACTCCAAAAAGTGTTCGGCGCCAGAT
- a CDS encoding type II toxin-antitoxin system HicA family toxin, translating to MPLTGKQMLKLLLKNGWTLDRVSGSHHVLQKADKTLVVPYHAKDLGKGLEKKILKEAGLK from the coding sequence ATGCCTTTAACAGGAAAGCAAATGTTGAAGCTGTTGTTGAAAAACGGCTGGACATTGGATAGGGTTAGCGGTTCGCATCATGTTTTACAGAAAGCGGATAAAACGCTGGTTGTCCCGTATCATGCCAAAGATTTGGGCAAGGGTTTGGAAAAGAAAATATTAAAGGAGGCTGGATTGAAATGA